Genomic window (Longimicrobiaceae bacterium):
CCGCGCAGCGGTTCCCCACCGCCGCGGAGTTCGCCGACGCGCTCTCCAGCGTGGTCGCGGAAGAGGGCACCGTCCTGCACGTGGCCGCCGCCGCGCCGCCGCCCGACGTGACCTCCACGATCCGGGTGGAGCACGCCGCGCCCCCGGTGGTCGTTCCAGTGGAGATGGACGACGAGCCAGGAACCGTCGCGGTGGATGCGGAGGACGAGCCCGCGATGGTGTCCGCCGAGGCGCCGGCGGCCGCCGGCCCCCGCAAGCCCATCCCGCGCGTCTTCTGGCTGGTGCCGCTGCTCCTGCTGGGGCTGGTCGCACTCGCCAAGGGCACGCACCGCAAGGCCGCGGAGCCCGTGGCTGCGGTCCCGCCGGCCGCGGACACCCTCGACGCGGACTCCGCCCAGCTCGCGCGTCTCGACGACCAGTTCCTGCGGCTCCAGGGCTCCGTCGACACCACTCCGCCGCCTTCGGGCGCATCTCCCTCCGCAGTGCCCACAACGGTTTCCGGCGTGGCGGCGCCGCCGTCGAGCTTCGATCCGGAGCGCGAGGCGGACGTGGTGCGCGGGGTGCTGCGCGACCTCAACGAGTCGTTCGTGGCGGGCGACCTGGAGCGCCACATGGCCCACTACGCGGACCGCGTCGATTTCTATCTACAGAACGGGTACGCCAAGGATGCCATCCGCCGCGACCGCGCCGCCGCGATGGCCCTGTACGACGAAGAGAAGAAGATGACGCTCCGACACGAGGACGTGAGTTTCCCGCAGCCCGGCGTGGCCCGCGTGCTGGTGGACCGTGCCTGGGAGCTGGAGGGCAAGCACGCGCGGTGGACCGGCAGCGAGCGGCAGGCGTTCGTGCTGGAGCTGCGCGGCGGAAGCTGGCTCATCGTCTCCGAGAACGACCAGAAGATCTTCCGCTCCCGCAAGACGACCTTCTGACGTCCACCCGCGCCCGACGCGGCCTGTCATCGCCCAACGATGTTGCAGATGCAGGAACGAGAGCCACCGCGGACCGCGGAAGCTCTCGTTTCGTCGTGTGGATCGGGTGGAAAGATGCGGGGGCGGAATTCGCGCAAGTCGAATCGGATTTGCATTTTAGGCGGATCGGATGCGATGAATCGCACCCCTACGCGTCGGACGGTGGAACGGGCTTCCGGAGATGTAGGACGAGGTGGTGCAGTCCGGCAGTGAGCTAGATGGGGAACTGGGCGCGGTGGTGGTCGAGGTGGACGGCGCAGAAGCGGAGCACCTTCACCGGGCCTACCGCGCCGAAGTACGGGTGGGTGAGGCGGCCACCGCCGGTGCGGCGGGCCCGGCCCAGCTCGCGCTCGAAGCGGTCGGCCAGCGCGCGGATGCGGACGAGCGCCGCCGCGCGGTCCGGCGAGCCCGCGGAGGGGCGCACCTCGCGCGGGGCGGGCGCGCGCACGGGGAAGCTGCGGTGGAAGAGGATGTGGGGCAGCACGATCCAGCGCAGAAGCGTCTGGCGCCAGGCGGGCACGCGCGTCGCCAGCGGCGTGCCCTCGTTCAACTCCCTGAGCAGCGCCTCGTACGCCAGCGTGAGGTGCTCCACGATCTGCGCGGGCGTCCACTTGCCGGGCGCGCGGGGCTGCATCCACGCATCGGCGCGCACGTGCTCGGCCGCGTCTACGAAGGCGGCCATGGCCACGCGGTGATCGTCGAGCGCGGCGTCCCACTTGCTGTCGGTGCGGCTGGCGGCAGCTGCCATGGGGGACCTCCGGGGGGTTGGAGGGGAGACCTGCGGGGGGATGCGGACCTGCGGGCGGGGACTAGCGGGCGTGGCGGCGGAGCCACTCCATCACGATGGGAACGGGCTCGCCCAGCTTCCAGCCGGCGCGGGCCCATCGCTGCATGCGCTCCTCGAACTCCGCCGCCGTGGCCGTGCCCTCGATGCCGGCGGCGGTCGCCTGCCCCGCCGGCCACTCGCGGAACGCGATCGTCCCGTCCGCATCGGGCGGCGACAGCTCAATCACGACCGTGTCACCCGTGGACGGGTCGGTGGCGTGGAAGCCGAGCGTGCGACGCTCGCTCACCGCGGGGCGTCCACCGGCACGACGGCGGCGTAGGCCGGGTCGCGCAGGAACACCGCCGAGCGGTCCGGCCCCCGGTCCACCGGCGCCAGGCCGTCGACGACCATCGCCGCGAAGAGCAGCGCCAGGTACAGCAGCGAGTTGCGGTACAGCGTCCACGCGGGCTGCGTCAG
Coding sequences:
- a CDS encoding DinB family protein, whose protein sequence is MAAAASRTDSKWDAALDDHRVAMAAFVDAAEHVRADAWMQPRAPGKWTPAQIVEHLTLAYEALLRELNEGTPLATRVPAWRQTLLRWIVLPHILFHRSFPVRAPAPREVRPSAGSPDRAAALVRIRALADRFERELGRARRTGGGRLTHPYFGAVGPVKVLRFCAVHLDHHRAQFPI